The proteins below come from a single Bacillus sp. SM2101 genomic window:
- a CDS encoding DUF554 domain-containing protein, with protein sequence MVLLGTVINCVSIVIGTLFGMFMQRIPERVKTTVLQGIGLSVFILGIQMGLKSEQFILVILSLALGGILGELWGIDDKLNLLGKWLENKIGAKDEGAVAKGFVTATLIFVIGAMAILGALDSGLRNDHNILFTKSILDGFTSFVLATTLGVGVIFSAIPVFIYQGSLAIFATQIDKWIPPKLMELLIIEITATGGIMIIAIGLNMLGITKIRVANMLPSLLVVSLFVTVLYFWPILP encoded by the coding sequence ATGGTATTACTTGGAACTGTAATTAATTGTGTGTCAATTGTTATTGGTACGTTATTTGGAATGTTCATGCAAAGAATTCCAGAAAGAGTGAAAACGACTGTTTTACAAGGGATTGGTTTATCCGTTTTCATATTAGGAATACAGATGGGACTCAAAAGTGAACAATTTATCCTTGTCATCTTAAGTTTAGCACTAGGAGGAATACTAGGTGAACTTTGGGGGATAGATGACAAATTAAATTTGTTAGGTAAATGGCTGGAAAATAAAATAGGGGCAAAGGATGAAGGTGCAGTTGCTAAAGGTTTTGTGACGGCAACATTAATATTCGTTATAGGGGCTATGGCGATTTTAGGTGCACTTGATAGTGGATTAAGAAACGATCACAATATACTATTTACTAAATCAATACTTGATGGATTTACTAGCTTTGTATTGGCTACAACATTAGGTGTTGGAGTAATTTTTTCTGCTATACCAGTGTTTATTTATCAAGGTTCATTAGCGATATTTGCTACTCAAATCGACAAATGGATACCACCAAAGTTGATGGAATTACTCATAATAGAAATCACTGCAACAGGTGGTATAATGATTATCGCTATAGGTCTAAATATGTTAGGGATAACAAAAATCCGGGTTGCAAACATGTTACCAAGTCTATTGGTTGTATCATTATTTGTGACAGTATTGTATTTTTGGCCAATTTTACCGTAA